One Bacillota bacterium DNA window includes the following coding sequences:
- a CDS encoding S8 family peptidase, producing the protein MVRKIVLFRPGVEPEKVRSLVEECGGRLKKRLPIVNGAACVFPEEATAMSLLSRSGEVAWVEDDFVVSVTSACLFGPGPRPKPRQQVVPWGITKVRAPEAWSRATGRGVRVAVLDTGIDADHPDLKPNVDGGFDCINETTTIADDNGHGTHVAGTIAALDNDIGVVGVAPEARLYSVKAFDSRGQGQVSDIVQGVEWCITNRMQVINMSFGTPDSSKALTIAIEQAARAGIVMVAAAGNDGKRDHVLYPARDPNVIAVAASTRDDRVASFSNSGEQVAVAAPGEDIFSTHRDGGYKTLAGTSMACPHVAGIAALILSASPGLDRDAVRDILCKTATRLPGFAPDQQGSGIVNALEAVARVRLSP; encoded by the coding sequence GTGGTCCGGAAAATCGTCTTGTTTAGGCCGGGCGTGGAACCCGAAAAGGTCCGCTCCCTGGTCGAGGAGTGCGGGGGAAGGCTCAAGAAGCGACTGCCAATAGTGAACGGCGCAGCGTGCGTCTTTCCCGAGGAAGCGACGGCCATGAGCCTCCTTTCACGCTCAGGCGAGGTGGCGTGGGTGGAGGACGATTTCGTCGTCTCTGTTACGAGTGCTTGCTTGTTCGGTCCGGGACCGCGTCCCAAGCCGCGTCAACAGGTTGTGCCCTGGGGGATCACGAAGGTGCGGGCTCCCGAGGCCTGGAGCCGCGCCACCGGAAGGGGAGTGCGCGTGGCCGTGCTCGACACGGGCATAGACGCCGACCACCCTGACCTCAAACCGAATGTCGACGGCGGGTTCGACTGCATCAACGAGACGACGACCATAGCCGACGACAACGGCCACGGCACGCACGTGGCCGGAACCATCGCGGCACTGGACAACGATATCGGGGTCGTGGGGGTGGCGCCCGAGGCACGGCTTTACTCCGTGAAGGCTTTCGATTCTCGGGGCCAGGGTCAGGTGTCTGACATAGTGCAGGGCGTGGAGTGGTGTATTACCAACCGTATGCAGGTCATCAACATGAGCTTCGGAACCCCCGATTCCAGCAAGGCCCTGACCATCGCCATCGAACAGGCTGCTCGTGCAGGCATCGTGATGGTCGCGGCCGCGGGCAACGACGGCAAGCGTGATCACGTGCTGTACCCAGCCCGTGATCCCAATGTGATCGCCGTGGCCGCATCAACCCGTGACGACCGCGTGGCTTCGTTCAGCAACTCCGGCGAACAGGTGGCGGTCGCCGCGCCCGGTGAAGATATCTTCTCGACGCACAGGGACGGCGGGTACAAGACCTTGGCCGGCACGTCCATGGCTTGCCCTCATGTCGCCGGAATCGCCGCGCTGATCCTCTCGGCCTCGCCAGGCCTCGACAGGGACGCTGTCCGGGACATTCTGTGCAAGACAGCCACCCGGCTGCCAGGGTTTGCCCCTGACCAGCAAGGATCGGGCATAGTGAACGCCCTGGAGGCGGTCGCTCGTGTTCGTCTGTCGCCCTGA